From Camelus bactrianus isolate YW-2024 breed Bactrian camel chromosome 16, ASM4877302v1, whole genome shotgun sequence, the proteins below share one genomic window:
- the PVALEF gene encoding LOW QUALITY PROTEIN: parvalbumin-like EF-hand-containing protein (The sequence of the model RefSeq protein was modified relative to this genomic sequence to represent the inferred CDS: inserted 1 base in 1 codon; substituted 1 base at 1 genomic stop codon) produces MGEDFSSKMKKMVLAVGTSPLHKDADLLPTNLRHYGSFNXIRFENMQKFQALGQLXSAICKVFQTLDEDKSGFVEWNEIKHILSTVSGSGSTAPLTDAEAEAVMQAADMDGDGRIDFEGGAAEMRGAGIPLRTSLATLHPRCNHSHSGRQY; encoded by the exons ATGGGCGAGGACTTCTCCTCCAAGATGAAGAAGATGGTTTTGGCTGTGGGCACGTCCCCGTTGCACAAGGACGCAGACCTGCTGCCCACCAACTTGAGGCACTACG GCTCCTTCAACTAAATCAGGTTTGAGAACATGCAGAAGTTCCAGGCCTTGGGGCAGC AGAGCGCCATCTGCAAGGTCTTCCAGACCCTGGATGAGGACAAGAGTGGCTTCGTCGAGTGGAATGAGATAAA ACACATCCTGTCCACCGTCTCCGGCAGCGGGTCCACCGCCCCACTGACGGACGCGGAGGCCGAGGCCGTGATGCAGGCGGCTGACATGGACGGGGACGGAAGAATTGACTTCGAAGGTGGGGCAGCAGAGATGAGAGGGGCAGGGATACCTCTCAGGACCTCCCTGGCCACCCTCCACCCCCGCTGCAATCATTCGCACTCAGGCCGTCAGTACTGA